A section of the Hevea brasiliensis isolate MT/VB/25A 57/8 chromosome 17, ASM3005281v1, whole genome shotgun sequence genome encodes:
- the LOC110670223 gene encoding alpha-L-fucosidase 1, which produces MAKLWCFLCIVTFFQLPKNVISKRELVPTPPLPILPLPSFSQLKWQQRELIMFLHFGVNTFTDSEWGTGHENPAIFNPVGLDANQWVDTAAAAGVSLMILTAKHHDGFCLWPSKYTHHSVASSPWKNGHGDVVRELVNAAKNHGGVDVGLYLSPWDRHDRRYGHDLPYNEYYLAQLQELLNKYGNVKEIWFDGAKGSNAPNMSYYFSDWFAMVKEFQSSINIFSDAGPDVRWVGNENGFAGTTSWSTINRTSLSIGNGSIVDYLNTGDPKGTDWLPAECDVSIRKGWFWHKSESPKKLSQLLDIYYNSAGRNCVLLLNVPPNSTGLISYADVQRLKQFKEAIDTIFASNLAEKCLIKVSSQRGGKDGGFGAENVIDSDHLWTYWVPRDEEKEGSWIEIRCNESIRFNVIRIQEAIALGQRIKRHEINVDGKKVAKGTTVGYKRLHKLEKKQVVYGKIVRIKFLESRGVPLISSIGLHYDPF; this is translated from the exons ATGGCTAAGCTATGGTGCTTTTTGTGCATAGTTACATTCTTTCAACTtccaaaaaatgttatttcaaaaCGGGAACTAGTCCCAACACCACCATTGCCAATCCTACCACTCCCATCATTTTCCCAATTGAAATGGCAACAGAGGGAGCTCATCATGTTCCTCCACTTCGGGGTTAATACTTTCACAGACTCCGAGTGGGGCACTGGCCATGAGAATCCGGCCATTTTTAACCCGGTTGGGCTGGACGCCAACCAATGGGTCGATACAGCAGCTGCAGCAGGAGTCTCTCTGATGATACTAACTGCAAAACACCACGACGGGTTCTGCTTGTGGCCAAGTAAATACACTCACCATTCTGTGGCTAGTAGTCCATGGAAGAACGGCCATGGAGATGTCGTCCGAGAATTAGTGAATGCAGCCAAGAATCATGGTGGGGTTGACGTGGGATTGTATCTATCTCCGTGGGATCGACACGATAGAAGATATGGACATGATTTGCCATACAACGAGTACTACTTGgctcagttgcaagagctgctaaACAA GTATGGGAATGTGAAAGAGATCTGGTTTGATGGAGCTAAGGGTTCAAATGCGCCAAATATGTCATATTATTTCTCAGATTGGTTTGCAATGGTGAAAGAGTTTCAGAGTTCCATCAATATATTCTCTGATGCAGGTCCTGATGTCAGATGGGTTGGAAATGAAAATGGATTTGCGGGAACTACATCCTGGTCCACCATTAATCGGACTTCTCTTTCAATCGGGAATGGTAGTATTGTTGA TTATCTAAACACCGGTGATCCAAAAGGGACAGATTGGCTACCAGCAGAGTGTGATGTTTCCATCAGAAAGGGATGGTTTTGGCATAAATCCGAGTCACCCAAGAAGCTAAGCCAGCTACTTGACATCTACTACAATTCTGCTGGACGAAATTGTGTACTTTTGCTCAATGTTCCACCCAATTCAACTGGCCTCATATCTTACGCTGATGTTCAAAGATTGAAGCAATTTAAAGAAGCAATTGACACAATTTTTGCTTCCAATTTGGCAGAGAAATGCTTGATAAAAGTTAGTAGCCAGAGAGGAGGTAAAGATGGTGGTTTTGGAGCAGAAAATGTGATAGACAGTGACCATTTGTGGACATATTGGGTTccaagagatgaagaaaaagagggTAGTTGGATTGAAATTCGATGCAATGAAAGTATAAGGTTTAACGTCATTAGGATTCAAGAAGCAATTGCTCTTGGTCAGAGGATCAAACGGCATGAAATTAATGTAGATGGAAAGAAGGTTGCAAAAGGGACTACAGTGGGGTACAAGAGGCTCCATAAGCTTGAAAAGAAACAAGTTGTTTATGGCAAAATTGTGAGGATTAAGTTTTTGGAGTCAAGAGGAGTGCCATTGATTTCTTCCATTGGTTTGCACTATGACCCTTTTTAG
- the LOC110670162 gene encoding DEAD-box ATP-dependent RNA helicase 7 codes for MPSIALANHSSDSKEKKEKKMRKKIALEISEAQDEVFYDKKQKKKDKKKRKVVDIDSEDEERSETSSELVEPVNLKSEKTKKKNKKAKVAEEEDEEGEGEVAKAEHPNAISRFRISAPLREKLKSKGIESLFPIQARTFDDILDGSDLVGRARTGQGKTLAFVLPILECLTNGPAKASRKTGYGRPPSVLVLLPTRELASQVYNDFKVYGEALGLTSCCLYGGASYHPQEMSLKRGVDIVVGTPGRIKDHIERGNIDLSLLKFRVLDEADEMLRMGFVEDVELILGKVEDVSKVQTLLFSATLPDWVKHISSRFLKSTKKTIDLVGNEKMKASTSVRHIVLPCFTSAIPQLIPDIIRCYSSGGRTIIFTEKRESANELAGLLLGARALHGEIQQSQREVTLSGFRSGKFMTLVATNVAARGLDINDVQLIIQCEPPRDVEAYIHRSGRTGRAGNTGVAVMLYDPRRSNISKIERESGVKFEHISAPKPSDIAKAVGVEAAEQITQVSDSVVPAFKSAAEDLLNTSGLSAVELLAKALAKAAGYTEIKNRSLLTSMENHVTLLLEAGKPIYTLSFAFGILRRFLPEDKIDLAVKGMTLTADGNGVVFDVPATDLDTFLVGQENAANVSLEVLKVLPPLQERDQSRGRFGGGGGRGRGGFSDRSGGSRFSGGRGGRGRGFSDRRNDRFSNGFGSGKGRNNDRKW; via the exons ATGCCATCCATTGCTCTAGCTAATCACTCCTCAGATTCCaaagagaagaaggagaagaagatgaGGAAGAAAATTGCTTTGGAAATTTCAGAGGCCCAAGATGAAGTCTTTTATGACAAGAAGCAGAAGAAGAAAGATAAGAAGAAGCGAAAAGTCGTAGACATCGACTctgaagatgaagagaggagcgAGACGAGTTCGGAGCTTGTCGAGCCTGTAAATTTGAAATCAGAGAAAacaaagaagaagaataagaaggcAAAGGTCGCTGAGGAGGAGGATgaggagggagagggagaggtaGCGAAGGCCGAGCATCCCAACGCTATCTCGAGGTTTCGCATATCTGCCCCCCTGAGAGAGAAGCTCAAGTCCAAAGGGATCGAGTCGTTGTTCCCAATTCAGGCCAGGACCTTCGATGATATTCTCGACGGATCTGACTTGGTCGGTCGCGCACGGACTGGTCAG GGTAAAACTCTGGCTTTTGTATTGCCTATTTTGGAGTGTCTTACAAATGGGCCTGCAAAAGCATCAAGAAAGACAGGGTACGGCAGGCCTCCAAGCGTTCTGGTTCTTCTACCCACCAGGGAATTGGCCAGTCAG GTGTATAATGACTTCAAAGTTTATGGTGAGGCATTGGGCTTGACATCTTGCTGTTTATATGGAGGAGCTTCATACCATCCTCAGGAGATGAGCTTAAAGAGAGGGGTGGATATAGTTGTTGGAACTCCGGGCCGCATAAAG GATCACATAGAGAGGGGCAATATTGACTTAAGCTTGCTTAAGTTCCGAGTCCTTGATGAGGCTGATGAAATGTTGAGGATGGGTTTTGTTGAAGATGTTGAACTTATTCTTG GAAAAGTTGAGGATGTAAGCAAAGTTCAGACTCTTCTCTTCAGTGCCACCTTGCCAGATTGGGTGAAACAT ATTTCTTCTAGATTTCTTAAATCAACTAAGAAAACCATAGATCTTGTTGGTAATGAGAAAATGAAGGCTAGTACCAGCGTTCGGCATATTGTGCTTCCCTGTTTTACTTCAGCAATACCTCAGCTTATTCCCGATATCATTCGTTGTTATAGCAG TGGAGGCCGTACAATTATTTTCACTGAGAAGAGGGAATCTGCAAATGAACTTGCTGGTTTGTTGCTTGGAGCACGGGCTTTACATGGGGAGATACAACAGTCTCAACGTGAG GTTACCCTTTCTGGGTTCAGGTCCGGCAAGTTCATGACGTTGGTAGCCACAAATGTGGCAGCTCGGGGACTGGATATAAATGATGTGCAATTAATAATCCAG TGTGAACCTCCTCGTGATGTAGAAGCTTATATACATCGATCTGGACGCACAGGAAGGGCAG GCAATACTGGAGTAGCTGTAATGCTCTACGATCCAAGGAGGTCCAATATTTCAAAGATTGAAAGAGAATCTGGTGTGAAATTTGAGCACATTAGTGCCCCTAAGCCTTCTGATATTGCCAAAGCAGTTGGTGTGGAAGCTGCCGAACAAATAACTCAGGTTTCTGACAG TGTGGTTCCTGCATTTAAGTCTGCAGCAGAAGATCTGTTGAATACATCGGGTTTGTCAGCAGTAGAATTACTTGCAAAAGCCCTTGCCAAGGCTGCT GGTTACACTGAGATAAAGAATAGATCACTTCTAACATCCATGGAGAACCATGTTACATTGCTCCTTGAAGCTGGAAAACCCATCTACACACTATC ATTTGCTTTTGGCATCTTGAGGAGATTCTTGCCTGAGGACAAGATCGACTTAGCAGTGAAGGGTATGACCCTCACAGCTGATGGGAATGGTGTTGTGTTTGATGTGCCTGCAACAGATCTGGACACATTTCTTGTTG GTCAGGAAAATGCAGCTAATGTCAGCTTAGAGGTGCTAAAAGTACTGCCTCCCTTGCAAGAAAGAGACCAATCAAGGGGAAGATTTGGTGGCGGTGGTGGTCGAGGTCGGGGTGGCTTCAGTGACAGGAGTGGTGGTAGTAGGTTCTCGGGGGGCAGAGGTGGCAGGGGCCGGGGATTTTCTGATAGAAGAAATGATAGGTTCTCTAATGGCTTTGGCAGTGGGAAAGGTCGCAATAATGACAGAAAATGGTGA